In the genome of Chryseobacterium oryzae, one region contains:
- the purB gene encoding adenylosuccinate lyase, which produces MNSYKNPLEERYSSEEMLFNFSHNNKFQNWRKLWIALAEIEKDLGLDITDEQIAELKANAENIDYAKAAEYEKKFRHDVMAHVHAYGDVAPSAKGIIHLGATSAFVGDNTDLIQIRDGLLILKKKLVNVMKNLSDFAIQYKDLPTLGFTHFQPAQLTTVGKRATLWLQSLVLDIEELDFFLETLRFRGVKGTTGTAASFLELFNGDYSKVKHLDKELSKRFGFEKVFGVSGQTYDRKIDAKVVALLGNIAQSAHKFTNDLRLLQNLKEIEEPFEKNQIGSSAMAYKRNPMRSERIGALAKYVMSLTTSSAMVASTQWFERTLDDSANKRLTIPQAFLAVDAILLIWNNILNGIVVYPNRINKHIMEELPFMATEYIIMEEVKAGGDRQEIHEVIRVHSMEASKKVKEEGKENDLIERILNDDSLKLDKSKLKEVLDPKNFIGFAPIQTEEFIANEVQPIIDANQELIGLEADLKV; this is translated from the coding sequence ATGAATTCCTACAAAAACCCATTGGAAGAGCGCTACTCCAGTGAAGAAATGCTGTTTAATTTTTCGCATAACAACAAGTTCCAGAACTGGAGAAAACTTTGGATTGCATTAGCCGAGATTGAAAAAGATTTGGGATTGGACATCACAGACGAGCAAATCGCAGAGCTAAAAGCCAATGCCGAAAACATCGATTATGCAAAAGCAGCTGAATATGAGAAAAAATTCCGACACGATGTGATGGCTCACGTTCACGCTTATGGAGATGTAGCGCCTTCTGCGAAAGGGATTATCCATTTGGGAGCTACTTCCGCATTTGTAGGAGATAATACCGATTTAATCCAAATCCGTGACGGACTTTTAATCTTAAAGAAAAAGTTAGTCAATGTGATGAAAAATCTTTCGGATTTTGCGATTCAATACAAAGATTTACCGACTTTAGGCTTCACGCATTTTCAGCCAGCGCAGTTAACAACGGTTGGGAAGAGAGCCACACTTTGGCTACAAAGTTTGGTTCTCGACATCGAAGAGCTTGACTTTTTCTTAGAAACATTAAGATTCAGAGGGGTAAAAGGAACAACTGGAACGGCGGCAAGTTTCCTGGAACTTTTCAACGGTGATTATTCTAAAGTTAAACATCTAGATAAAGAACTTTCCAAAAGATTCGGCTTCGAAAAAGTGTTCGGCGTTTCGGGACAGACTTACGACAGAAAAATCGATGCTAAAGTGGTTGCTTTATTGGGAAATATTGCGCAATCTGCCCATAAATTCACCAACGATTTACGTCTTCTTCAGAATCTTAAGGAGATTGAAGAACCATTCGAGAAAAACCAAATCGGCTCATCGGCAATGGCTTACAAACGTAACCCGATGCGAAGCGAAAGAATCGGAGCTTTGGCAAAATACGTCATGTCTTTAACCACAAGTTCTGCAATGGTAGCTTCAACCCAGTGGTTTGAAAGAACCTTGGACGATTCTGCCAACAAGAGATTAACCATTCCGCAGGCATTTTTAGCAGTTGATGCGATTCTGTTGATTTGGAATAATATTCTAAACGGCATTGTGGTGTATCCAAACAGAATCAACAAACATATTATGGAAGAACTTCCTTTTATGGCGACAGAATACATTATTATGGAGGAAGTGAAAGCCGGGGGCGACCGTCAGGAAATCCACGAAGTTATTCGCGTTCACTCAATGGAAGCTTCTAAAAAAGTGAAAGAAGAAGGAAAAGAAAACGACCTTATCGAGAGAATTCTGAATGATGATTCATTAAAACTAGACAAATCAAAACTAAAAGAAGTTCTTGACCCTAAAAATTTCATTGGTTTTGCACCAATCCAGACGGAAGAATTCATTGCCAATGAAGTTCAGCCGATTATTGATGCTAATCAAGAATTGATTGGCCTTGAAGCTGACCTTAAAGTATAA
- a CDS encoding OmpA family protein, whose product MKRNFLPLIFLTFFVLSCNKNSKNDTVTNHHSDTIATSNKEEKVESKESFNIESIPVSNQLTGSFPYFKMPENYVFRDPNHYNGDGQIKDIDREYFYVNGKYVMQEGKTFKADIRAEDSKKYNVLELQKSFDDLIFKLGGVKVNNGETLKEGEEESLAKSDPNAYTNGYLHSSNNWKDVHTYVIRTPENVLWIQCNYGSESAYLTVLQVSEFVNKMSILPASEIKNQLDKNGKAVLHINFDTDKASLSSEGKSAVAEIKKVLDQNPTMKVSMNGYTDNSGNKSHNLKLSDDRAKTVKTELENSGISSQRLISKGFGQENPIADNGNEKGKSENRRVEIVKI is encoded by the coding sequence ATGAAACGAAATTTTTTACCGCTGATTTTTTTAACTTTTTTTGTTTTGTCGTGTAATAAAAATTCAAAAAACGATACAGTTACAAATCATCATTCTGATACAATAGCGACTTCAAATAAAGAAGAAAAAGTTGAGAGTAAGGAAAGTTTTAATATCGAGTCAATACCTGTAAGTAACCAACTTACCGGAAGTTTTCCTTATTTTAAAATGCCTGAAAACTATGTTTTTAGAGATCCGAACCATTATAATGGAGATGGTCAAATAAAAGATATTGACAGAGAATATTTCTACGTTAACGGGAAGTATGTTATGCAGGAAGGGAAAACTTTCAAAGCTGATATTAGAGCTGAAGATAGTAAAAAATATAATGTTCTGGAACTTCAGAAAAGTTTTGATGACCTGATTTTCAAACTTGGCGGAGTAAAAGTCAATAATGGAGAAACTTTAAAAGAAGGTGAAGAAGAATCTTTGGCGAAAAGTGATCCCAACGCTTATACCAATGGATATTTGCATTCTTCCAATAATTGGAAAGATGTACATACTTATGTTATCAGAACGCCTGAAAATGTACTCTGGATTCAGTGTAATTATGGTTCAGAAAGTGCTTATTTAACTGTTTTGCAGGTTAGCGAATTTGTTAACAAAATGAGTATTCTTCCTGCGTCAGAGATTAAAAATCAATTGGATAAAAATGGTAAAGCAGTTTTACATATCAACTTTGACACGGATAAAGCAAGCTTGTCATCTGAAGGTAAAAGTGCTGTAGCAGAAATCAAAAAAGTTTTGGATCAAAATCCAACAATGAAAGTTTCTATGAATGGATATACCGATAATTCTGGAAACAAAAGCCATAATCTGAAACTCTCAGATGATCGGGCAAAAACAGTAAAAACTGAATTGGAAAACTCAGGAATTTCTTCTCAAAGACTTATTTCTAAAGGTTTTGGACAGGAAAATCCTATTGCCGACAACGGTAATGAAAAAGGAAAATCCGAAAACCGAAGAGTTGAAATTGTTAAAATTTAA
- a CDS encoding phosphoribosylformylglycinamidine synthase — protein MNKRIFVEKRGIFDVESPKIFDEVKAIVPSIQSVKVYNVYDIFGLNDSEFDKVVNSTFVDPVTDILIDENPAQGIYFALEFLPGQYDQRADSAQQCIALLTGNEKSKVRSGKLIEFGGVSESDLVKIKDLLINKVESQEKDLSILDIPADETPSKVIVHEGFIDFDDSQLAEFFNNHGFALGLDDLKFIQDYFKSENRNPTETELKVLDTYWSDHCRHTTFETELSSIEFEGKFKQTLQTIFDDYIEKRKFLGRELKPISLMDLATVCGRYFHKTGQLENLVVSDEINACTIQIEAEYDGKKEPWYLLFKNETHNHPTEIEPFGGASTCLGGAIRDPLSGRSFVFQAMRLTGAADVLEPVDKTLAGKLPQKTITKQAANGYSSYGNQIGLATTMVSEIYDEGYKAKRMEVGFVAGAVPVDWVRREKPEAGDSIIILGGATGRDGVGGASGSSKEQDETSIHTMSSEVQKGNAVEERKIQRLFRNPEVTRLIKKSNDFGAGGVSVAIGEIADSLEVNLDVLPLKYEGLNGTELAISESQERMAVVVEPKDKEKFIKLCEAENIVAVEVAKVTDSGRMQMFWKGNKIVDLSRAFLDTNGCSKSQEVKITHLDEVKEETSVFNEENFLKILSDKNVASQKGLLEMFDSSVGGTTVAMPLGGKYQQTLMEGSVQTLPILGAKDVETVSLASWGFDAEISKQNSLLGAAYAVVESVAKIVAMGGDYKNIRFSFQEYFEKLGQNPEKWGKPLASLLGAYDAQINFGLAAIGGKDSMSGTYQDLNVPPTLISFACANGEKKNIISPEFKGDGNKVYFFNHIPQENGLPDYDKLKAIYELIFENIKAGKIVSVKTVKEGGVAVALAKMSFGNRLGADITVDENVLLAKNIGSLIIESKEELSSTNLQLIGQVKDSNIIKINDAEFSIEKLLSANTDTFENLFPTVEKDKLTVEIDSALNSINPRNIIIKNHGIAQPKVFAPIFPGTNCEYDTLNAFAKEGAVTSSLPLININHQLLDESIDAWVEEIKQSQILAFSGGFSAGDEPDGSAKFIVNVLKNEKMRNAVHELLDRDGMIIGICNGFQALVKSGLLPYGRIKDLDENSPTLAHNAIRRHISQMVHVKVVNDESPWLKGMKDQVYTIPISHGEGRFMASETEIQKLYENGQIATQYLDLEGNIAHGMPFNPNNSLFGIEGVTSPDGKIFGRMGHPERFAEGLMKNIPTANYHNIFKNGVEYFK, from the coding sequence ATGAACAAAAGAATTTTCGTAGAAAAAAGAGGAATTTTCGATGTAGAAAGTCCAAAAATTTTTGATGAAGTAAAAGCGATAGTTCCGTCTATCCAAAGTGTAAAAGTGTATAACGTTTACGATATTTTTGGATTAAACGATAGCGAATTTGATAAAGTGGTCAATAGTACCTTTGTTGACCCGGTTACCGATATTTTAATTGATGAAAATCCTGCACAGGGAATTTACTTCGCCTTAGAATTTTTACCAGGACAATACGATCAACGTGCCGATTCTGCGCAGCAGTGCATTGCTCTGTTGACTGGAAATGAGAAATCAAAAGTTAGAAGCGGTAAGCTTATCGAGTTCGGAGGGGTTTCTGAATCTGACTTAGTTAAAATCAAGGATTTATTAATTAATAAGGTAGAATCTCAGGAGAAAGATTTATCAATTTTAGATATTCCTGCGGACGAAACACCGTCAAAGGTGATTGTTCACGAAGGTTTTATTGATTTTGATGACTCTCAACTTGCAGAATTCTTTAATAATCACGGTTTTGCTCTAGGATTGGATGATTTGAAATTCATTCAGGACTATTTTAAATCTGAAAACAGAAATCCAACAGAAACCGAACTGAAAGTTCTGGATACGTACTGGAGTGACCACTGCCGTCACACCACGTTTGAAACCGAATTATCAAGCATAGAATTCGAAGGTAAATTCAAACAAACTTTGCAAACAATTTTTGATGATTATATCGAAAAAAGAAAGTTCTTAGGACGTGAACTAAAGCCTATTTCCTTGATGGATTTGGCAACCGTTTGCGGAAGATATTTTCATAAAACAGGCCAATTGGAGAATCTCGTGGTTTCTGATGAAATCAATGCCTGTACCATCCAGATTGAAGCTGAATACGATGGCAAAAAAGAGCCTTGGTATTTGTTATTCAAAAATGAAACCCACAACCACCCTACTGAAATTGAACCTTTTGGTGGGGCTTCAACGTGTTTGGGTGGCGCTATCAGAGATCCTTTGTCTGGGCGTTCTTTCGTCTTTCAGGCGATGAGATTAACGGGTGCTGCTGATGTTTTGGAACCGGTTGATAAAACTTTGGCGGGCAAATTACCTCAGAAAACCATTACAAAACAGGCGGCGAACGGCTATTCGTCTTACGGAAACCAAATCGGTTTGGCGACCACAATGGTTTCTGAAATCTACGATGAAGGCTACAAAGCAAAAAGAATGGAAGTAGGATTCGTTGCCGGAGCGGTTCCTGTGGATTGGGTAAGACGTGAAAAACCGGAAGCTGGTGATTCGATTATCATTTTGGGTGGCGCAACAGGCCGTGACGGTGTTGGTGGAGCAAGTGGAAGTTCAAAAGAACAGGACGAAACCTCTATCCATACAATGAGCTCTGAAGTTCAGAAAGGAAATGCAGTGGAAGAGCGTAAAATCCAGCGTTTATTCAGAAATCCGGAAGTGACGAGATTGATTAAAAAATCAAACGACTTCGGAGCCGGCGGTGTTTCTGTAGCAATCGGTGAAATCGCTGATTCTTTGGAAGTAAACCTTGATGTTTTACCTTTAAAATATGAAGGCTTAAACGGAACCGAATTGGCTATCTCCGAATCTCAGGAAAGAATGGCAGTGGTGGTTGAACCAAAAGATAAAGAAAAATTCATCAAATTATGTGAAGCTGAAAATATTGTCGCGGTGGAAGTGGCAAAAGTGACAGATTCAGGAAGAATGCAGATGTTCTGGAAAGGTAATAAAATTGTGGACCTTTCAAGGGCATTTTTAGATACAAACGGTTGTTCTAAAAGCCAGGAAGTCAAGATTACGCATCTTGATGAAGTAAAAGAAGAAACGTCAGTATTTAACGAAGAAAATTTCTTAAAAATATTAAGTGATAAAAACGTCGCTTCTCAGAAAGGATTGTTGGAAATGTTCGATTCATCCGTTGGAGGAACGACGGTTGCGATGCCTTTAGGCGGGAAATACCAGCAGACGCTGATGGAAGGAAGTGTTCAGACTTTGCCAATTTTAGGAGCAAAAGATGTTGAAACAGTTTCTCTGGCGAGTTGGGGATTTGATGCTGAAATTTCTAAACAAAATTCTTTGCTGGGCGCTGCTTACGCTGTTGTAGAAAGTGTGGCAAAAATCGTGGCGATGGGTGGCGATTATAAAAACATCCGATTCAGTTTCCAGGAATATTTTGAGAAATTAGGTCAGAATCCAGAAAAATGGGGAAAACCTTTGGCTTCACTTTTGGGAGCTTATGATGCCCAGATTAATTTCGGATTGGCTGCCATCGGAGGCAAGGATTCAATGAGTGGAACGTATCAGGATCTGAATGTTCCGCCAACCTTGATTTCATTTGCCTGCGCCAATGGAGAAAAGAAAAACATTATCTCACCTGAATTTAAAGGTGATGGAAATAAAGTGTATTTCTTCAATCATATCCCTCAGGAAAATGGACTTCCGGATTACGATAAACTGAAAGCGATTTATGAACTTATTTTTGAGAACATCAAAGCAGGAAAAATCGTTTCTGTTAAAACGGTGAAAGAAGGCGGCGTTGCTGTTGCTTTGGCAAAAATGAGTTTCGGAAACAGATTAGGTGCTGACATTACAGTTGATGAAAACGTTTTGTTGGCGAAAAATATTGGTAGCTTAATTATTGAATCCAAAGAAGAATTAAGTTCGACAAATCTTCAATTAATCGGACAAGTTAAAGATTCAAATATTATTAAAATTAATGATGCTGAATTCTCAATTGAGAAACTTCTATCAGCTAATACAGATACATTCGAAAACCTCTTCCCAACGGTTGAAAAAGATAAATTGACGGTTGAAATCGATTCAGCATTAAACTCAATCAACCCAAGAAATATCATCATTAAAAACCACGGAATCGCTCAACCAAAAGTGTTTGCGCCGATTTTTCCGGGAACTAACTGTGAGTATGATACGCTGAATGCTTTTGCCAAAGAAGGTGCTGTAACAAGCAGTTTGCCTTTAATCAATATCAATCATCAGTTGTTGGATGAGAGCATTGATGCATGGGTAGAAGAAATTAAACAATCTCAAATTTTAGCATTTTCAGGAGGCTTCTCTGCGGGTGATGAGCCAGATGGTTCTGCAAAATTCATTGTGAACGTTTTGAAAAATGAGAAAATGAGAAATGCCGTTCACGAATTGCTGGACAGAGACGGGATGATTATCGGGATTTGCAACGGATTCCAGGCGTTGGTAAAATCTGGATTACTGCCTTACGGAAGAATTAAAGATTTGGACGAAAATTCTCCGACACTGGCTCACAACGCCATCAGAAGACATATTTCCCAAATGGTGCATGTAAAAGTCGTTAATGACGAATCGCCTTGGCTAAAAGGAATGAAAGACCAGGTTTATACCATTCCGATTTCTCACGGTGAAGGTCGTTTTATGGCGTCGGAAACAGAAATCCAAAAGCTGTATGAAAACGGACAGATTGCAACACAATACCTGGATCTGGAAGGGAATATTGCTCACGGAATGCCGTTTAATCCGAATAATTCCTTATTCGGAATTGAAGGTGTAACAAGCCCGGACGGGAAAATATTCGGTAGAATGGGACATCCGGAACGTTTTGCAGAAGGATTAATGAAAAACATTCCCACCGCGAATTACCACAATATCTTCAAAAATGGAGTGGAATATTTTAAGTAA
- a CDS encoding RNA polymerase sigma factor produces MKTTTTLNDKDLLELCQLGKTQGYSLLYQKYSKLVFNSIYRIVNDREEAEDILQEVFVKTFSEIKTLKNAESFGGWVKRIGVNQSLNALRKNKIYFAEIDDDKMLDETDEDEQENLEFQVKELQEAIAELPPQSRTIVNLFLFEQMSQEDIAKTLNIPHSTVRCYYHRAKKKIFDKLSQKKENERFA; encoded by the coding sequence TTGAAAACAACTACTACTTTGAACGACAAGGATTTGCTGGAACTTTGCCAACTGGGCAAAACCCAAGGCTATTCTCTGTTGTATCAAAAATATTCTAAGTTGGTTTTCAACTCGATTTATCGTATTGTGAATGACAGAGAGGAGGCGGAAGATATTTTGCAGGAGGTTTTTGTAAAGACTTTTTCGGAAATTAAAACACTGAAAAATGCAGAGAGTTTTGGTGGTTGGGTGAAGAGAATTGGAGTCAATCAATCACTGAATGCACTTCGGAAAAACAAAATTTATTTTGCAGAAATTGATGATGATAAAATGCTTGATGAAACTGATGAAGATGAACAGGAAAATTTGGAATTTCAGGTAAAAGAATTGCAGGAGGCGATAGCAGAACTCCCACCACAAAGCAGAACCATTGTCAATCTGTTTTTGTTTGAACAGATGTCGCAGGAGGATATTGCAAAAACGCTGAATATCCCGCACAGCACGGTGAGATGCTATTATCACCGGGCTAAAAAGAAAATTTTTGACAAATTATCTCAAAAGAAAGAAAATGAAAGATTCGCTTAA
- a CDS encoding HEAT repeat domain-containing protein produces the protein MKDSLKKYIDEHRDEFDSMEVPEGSFDNIMAKLNPEKTIDETIKPLFPVKKWLAAASVVILISAGIFTFWNQKTEQTMLVKQSKTKENSNSENVNYNNLDIPEPRKIDLQEVKNENQKLAQNAQKPVDKIPNKPNSRTNSDSEKQSSDKEKALELMNNSFSASKRLEGIALIKNQEKYDNEIIDYLSEKALSDENTNVRLAAVEALEKHSKNSNIEKQMQNIFLQQDDPMVQRELIAILGQKKSSQHNASVDAKLKELTTNPTTLDFVKDEAYAVLLRY, from the coding sequence ATGAAAGATTCGCTTAAAAAATATATTGACGAACATCGGGATGAATTTGATTCGATGGAAGTTCCGGAAGGAAGTTTTGATAACATTATGGCAAAACTTAATCCTGAAAAAACCATTGATGAAACAATAAAACCATTATTTCCGGTCAAAAAATGGTTGGCGGCTGCGTCTGTGGTGATTTTGATTTCGGCTGGCATTTTCACTTTTTGGAATCAGAAAACGGAACAAACAATGCTTGTAAAACAATCGAAAACTAAAGAAAATAGTAATTCAGAAAATGTAAATTACAATAATTTAGACATTCCTGAGCCGAGAAAAATTGACTTACAAGAAGTGAAAAATGAAAATCAAAAATTAGCTCAAAACGCTCAGAAACCTGTTGATAAAATCCCGAATAAACCTAATTCCAGGACTAATTCTGATTCAGAAAAACAATCATCAGACAAGGAAAAAGCACTTGAATTGATGAACAATTCTTTTTCTGCCAGCAAACGATTAGAAGGTATCGCATTGATTAAAAATCAAGAGAAATATGATAATGAGATTATTGATTATTTATCAGAAAAAGCTTTGTCAGATGAGAACACCAACGTCCGATTAGCCGCTGTGGAAGCTTTGGAAAAGCACTCAAAAAACTCTAACATTGAAAAGCAAATGCAAAATATTTTCCTGCAACAGGATGACCCGATGGTTCAGAGAGAGCTAATCGCCATTTTAGGACAGAAAAAATCTTCTCAACATAACGCATCTGTTGATGCAAAACTGAAGGAACTGACCACCAATCCAACCACATTAGATTTCGTGAAAGACGAAGCCTATGCGGTATTATTACGATATTAA
- a CDS encoding DUF4097 family beta strand repeat-containing protein — MKNIFLILAIAMVTSIHAQETDSDSTSISHHSKTYKVKKNSGKLQINLGKVTVEGYKGNEIIFSLENSDEEEDKRAEGLQVVNALGLKDNTGLGINLSEKDGVLEVNPLKKISHPEIKIMVPQNMIIAFKHQSQYGGDVIFRNIQNEIEIATTYNKIELENITGPATVKSIYGNIDAIFSQNVKGPLSIISIYGHVDVTLPKAIKANLKATTSYGEIYMSPDIKVVVEGKNGDNDLVGKINGGGLDTTISSDYGKIYLRAK; from the coding sequence ATGAAAAACATATTTTTAATACTCGCAATAGCGATGGTAACATCCATCCACGCACAGGAAACCGATTCTGACAGCACATCAATTTCCCATCATTCGAAAACCTATAAAGTCAAAAAAAACAGTGGTAAACTTCAAATCAATCTCGGAAAAGTAACGGTGGAAGGTTACAAAGGGAACGAGATTATTTTCTCTCTGGAAAATTCTGATGAAGAAGAAGACAAAAGAGCTGAAGGACTACAGGTAGTCAATGCTTTAGGACTGAAAGACAATACAGGATTAGGCATTAACCTTAGCGAAAAAGATGGTGTACTGGAAGTGAACCCTTTGAAGAAAATTTCGCATCCGGAAATCAAAATTATGGTTCCTCAGAATATGATTATTGCTTTCAAACATCAATCGCAATACGGTGGCGACGTGATTTTCAGAAATATCCAAAACGAAATAGAAATTGCAACCACTTACAACAAAATCGAATTGGAAAACATTACCGGTCCGGCAACTGTAAAATCGATCTATGGAAACATAGATGCTATTTTCTCCCAAAATGTGAAAGGTCCGTTATCCATCATTTCAATTTACGGTCACGTAGATGTGACGCTTCCCAAAGCGATTAAAGCGAATCTGAAAGCCACAACTTCTTACGGCGAAATCTATATGTCTCCCGACATAAAAGTGGTTGTAGAGGGCAAAAACGGAGATAATGATTTGGTTGGGAAAATCAATGGTGGTGGTTTGGACACTACAATAAGTTCCGATTATGGTAAAATTTATCTGAGAGCAAAATGA
- a CDS encoding DUF4097 family beta strand repeat-containing protein — protein MRTIVSIAVGLVFYLSPAQSQINKSFPVKANEQVVMKFDYPETIRVSTWEGNEIQITGTVDINNNESNQYFNIKDSKSANSLLIEGKIKDIDKIPHRITLKNGNGKIVLQSKEDLKKYAKENNLKNYSVTNGAAINITLDIKIPKSVKAKIESTYGVVELVNYNSNIDVNAIYGGIDAKIAEKITGKIMTETQFGKVYSNLDAPLSGKDLDNFQTFLTATPGSGPQYNLQSKFGNIYLRK, from the coding sequence ATGAGAACAATTGTAAGCATTGCAGTCGGTTTGGTTTTTTATCTAAGCCCTGCGCAGAGCCAGATTAATAAAAGTTTCCCTGTGAAAGCCAATGAACAAGTAGTGATGAAATTCGATTATCCGGAAACCATTAGAGTAAGCACTTGGGAAGGAAACGAAATTCAGATTACAGGAACGGTGGATATTAATAATAATGAGTCTAATCAATATTTTAATATCAAAGATTCTAAAAGTGCGAACAGTCTTTTAATTGAAGGAAAAATTAAAGATATTGACAAAATCCCTCACAGAATTACGCTGAAAAATGGCAATGGGAAAATTGTTTTGCAATCTAAAGAAGATTTAAAGAAATATGCTAAAGAAAACAATCTGAAAAACTATTCAGTTACCAATGGCGCTGCTATTAACATCACGCTCGACATTAAAATTCCGAAATCGGTGAAAGCAAAAATAGAATCTACTTACGGCGTTGTAGAACTTGTGAATTACAATAGCAATATTGATGTAAACGCAATCTATGGCGGTATTGATGCCAAGATTGCGGAAAAAATTACCGGAAAAATTATGACCGAAACACAATTCGGAAAAGTGTATAGCAATCTGGATGCACCACTCAGCGGAAAAGATTTGGATAATTTTCAAACCTTTTTAACTGCAACTCCGGGAAGCGGACCACAATATAATTTGCAATCTAAATTCGGAAATATTTATCTTCGGAAATAA
- a CDS encoding ribonuclease inhibitor yields the protein MTVINGGHFSDLDGFYQEINRLFMSDEDWNVGTLDGFDDILYSYKGEIIWKDSEKSKKDLGFDLTKEFYDNRIRIGKPFNVKLIQQKLDDLMEGKGQTLFEILVEIIEFHQNIKLVLD from the coding sequence ATGACGGTCATTAATGGCGGTCATTTTTCTGATTTGGACGGTTTTTATCAGGAAATCAATCGACTTTTTATGTCTGATGAAGATTGGAATGTCGGAACTTTAGATGGTTTTGATGATATTTTGTATAGCTATAAGGGTGAAATCATCTGGAAAGATTCTGAAAAATCGAAAAAGGATTTAGGTTTTGATTTAACTAAGGAATTTTACGACAATAGAATCAGAATTGGAAAACCTTTTAACGTGAAATTAATTCAGCAAAAGCTGGATGATTTGATGGAAGGAAAAGGGCAAACTCTTTTTGAAATTTTAGTTGAAATTATAGAATTTCACCAAAATATTAAGCTGGTTTTGGATTGA
- a CDS encoding diacylglycerol kinase family protein, which translates to MRKPSLQKSFLHALNGIFLMLSERNFKLECLAFVVNLILIFYLKLSNIDSILIVTVSFGVLVAEIFNTAIEKICDFIQPDFDPKIGFIKDISAGAVVLMAILSVIIGFVVYWKYIFL; encoded by the coding sequence ATGCGAAAACCTTCTTTACAAAAAAGTTTTCTTCACGCTCTCAATGGGATTTTCCTCATGCTTTCAGAAAGAAATTTTAAGCTGGAATGCTTAGCATTTGTAGTTAATCTGATACTGATTTTTTATCTGAAACTTTCTAATATTGATTCTATTCTTATTGTAACGGTTTCTTTTGGAGTTCTAGTTGCTGAAATTTTTAACACGGCAATAGAAAAAATTTGCGATTTTATCCAGCCCGACTTCGATCCAAAAATCGGCTTCATTAAAGACATTTCTGCGGGAGCTGTTGTTCTTATGGCAATTCTTTCTGTTATTATCGGATTTGTGGTCTATTGGAAATACATTTTCCTTTGA